The following are from one region of the Thermoproteus uzoniensis 768-20 genome:
- a CDS encoding ABC transporter permease, translating to MAYRHITMLATSDMRARKARYLLLVVVIAIGAALMVALSTISVGAKIYVKNQLYQIFPADILIYSNSINIPYAFVSSLRSIPYVQSAEPVVMLTGTLGNKTVTLLGVPLSDIGYFDVELQAGRLPHAGGEAVVESTLGVPLGRDVTIYVYQSSVAPPVKLKATVVGIMSNLLKGFIGPMSLNLVVVPLDWLQQQMGIGDFYNMVFITLKDKSLIQPLAQALKQKYPQAEVYTQQSALSTINRVFNMLNIFFLVIEIIAFLAGVLTTFTVMSITVRERIGEIALLKATGISGRDIALAFVLEVASVGFLGGVAGGVVGYFGALGIKYLLIKLGYFFDVPIPFMPSLFALGVFLSLLVALAGALMPIYRAVTLRPLEILR from the coding sequence ATGGCGTATCGCCACATCACGATGTTGGCGACCAGCGACATGAGGGCTAGAAAGGCTAGGTACCTGTTGTTGGTGGTAGTCATAGCCATAGGCGCGGCGCTGATGGTGGCTCTGAGCACTATAAGCGTTGGGGCTAAAATATATGTAAAGAATCAATTATACCAAATATTTCCAGCAGATATACTTATTTATTCTAATTCGATTAATATCCCCTACGCCTTTGTCTCTTCTTTAAGATCTATCCCCTACGTCCAAAGCGCCGAGCCTGTGGTCATGCTGACGGGCACTCTGGGGAACAAGACGGTGACGCTTCTGGGAGTGCCTCTGAGCGATATAGGCTATTTCGACGTGGAGTTGCAGGCCGGCAGACTGCCGCATGCGGGAGGTGAGGCGGTGGTCGAGTCCACGCTGGGCGTCCCGTTGGGGCGAGACGTGACGATATACGTATACCAGAGTAGCGTGGCGCCTCCTGTAAAGCTCAAGGCGACCGTGGTCGGCATAATGAGCAACTTGTTGAAGGGATTCATAGGCCCTATGAGCCTCAACCTAGTCGTCGTGCCTCTAGATTGGCTCCAACAACAGATGGGTATAGGGGATTTCTACAACATGGTCTTCATAACCCTAAAGGACAAATCGTTGATACAGCCCCTAGCCCAGGCGTTGAAGCAGAAGTATCCACAAGCCGAGGTATACACGCAACAGAGCGCTCTGTCCACCATAAATAGAGTATTCAACATGCTGAACATATTCTTCCTTGTGATAGAGATCATAGCGTTTCTGGCGGGCGTTTTAACTACCTTCACAGTTATGTCCATAACAGTGAGGGAACGTATAGGCGAGATAGCTCTCTTAAAGGCCACCGGCATATCGGGAAGGGATATAGCGCTGGCGTTCGTGCTTGAGGTAGCCTCGGTGGGCTTTCTAGGCGGCGTGGCCGGGGGCGTCGTCGGCTATTTCGGCGCTTTGGGGATCAAGTACCTACTAATTAAGCTGGGCTACTTCTTCGATGTCCCCATACCGTTCATGCCGTCGTTGTTTGCTCTGGGCGTCTTCTTGTCCCTTCTAGTGGCTCTGGCAGGCGCCCTCATGCCGATATATAGGGCCGTGACCCTGCGACCTCTGGAAATCTTGAGATGA
- a CDS encoding DHH family phosphoesterase gives MLRDVLEGLGREAVVVCPDGVAKDAGPYARCSEEVPPDIEMAVLADVASLAQVPPIDVPLAIFDHHAVGDKLPGVREERPSCSEMALELAIEAGVRPRRDSLIAAALGIYSDTARLLRADKRTLAAISFAISEIGPLEKYIVQQGEERSLKMAKLKALARLAIYETRLGVVCATHVDAYESDVAALLTSAGCDVAIVASRHGGEVRLVYRSHKVDVGEIAARIGELLGGSGGGHRGASVTTVKMKATKADLPRLLGDVVRALDPGARPLS, from the coding sequence GTGCTCCGCGATGTCCTGGAGGGCCTAGGCCGTGAGGCAGTTGTCGTGTGTCCCGACGGCGTGGCCAAGGACGCCGGTCCCTACGCTAGGTGTTCCGAGGAGGTGCCGCCTGACATAGAGATGGCCGTGTTGGCGGACGTTGCATCGCTGGCACAAGTCCCCCCCATAGACGTGCCCTTGGCGATCTTCGACCACCATGCGGTCGGCGACAAGTTGCCCGGCGTGAGGGAGGAGAGGCCCAGCTGTAGCGAGATGGCGTTAGAGCTCGCCATCGAGGCTGGCGTGAGGCCCAGGCGTGATTCGTTGATAGCGGCGGCTCTGGGGATCTACTCAGATACGGCCAGATTGTTGAGGGCGGACAAGAGGACTCTGGCCGCAATCTCCTTCGCGATATCGGAGATAGGGCCGCTCGAGAAGTATATAGTACAACAGGGGGAGGAACGATCCCTTAAGATGGCCAAGCTTAAGGCGTTGGCGCGTCTCGCGATCTACGAAACCAGGCTGGGCGTGGTTTGCGCCACTCACGTAGACGCCTACGAGTCGGACGTGGCCGCCCTGCTGACCTCGGCCGGATGCGACGTGGCGATCGTCGCGTCGCGCCACGGCGGCGAGGTGAGGCTCGTGTATAGATCGCACAAGGTAGACGTGGGCGAGATAGCGGCGAGGATAGGCGAACTTCTAGGAGGAAGCGGAGGAGGCCATAGAGGCGCTTCTGTGACCACGGTGAAGATGAAGGCGACCAAGGCCGATCTGCCGAGGCTGTTAGGGGACGTGGTCCGCGCCCTGGATCCCGGCGCGAGGCCGCTTAGCTGA
- a CDS encoding metal-binding protein yields MRCPMYRSTADGTRCILIPPEEWRISRAQLEKYCNNGGSGCSIYARYMSARGKS; encoded by the coding sequence GTGCGTTGCCCCATGTATAGGTCCACAGCCGACGGGACCCGGTGTATACTAATACCTCCTGAGGAGTGGCGGATAAGCAGAGCGCAACTAGAGAAGTACTGCAACAATGGAGGATCCGGGTGCTCTATATATGCTAGGTATATGTCGGCCAGGGGCAAATCCTAG
- the rrp42 gene encoding exosome complex protein Rrp42, with product MASISPYSKRFISYIRRNQIRRLISSGVRIDGRTPDQLREVSITTNVVNTADGSAEALLGKTRVVAGVKVGLGQPFPDAPDEGVLIVNAEILPHASPYSEIGPPDETAIELARVVDRGIRHSGFVDFKKLAIDQNKVYVLWVDLYVLNDDGNLVDAANLAALAALRSTMLPSAVKDETGVKLDRNNKTALPSDLSKAPIAVSIGKIDNRLIVDPNFEEELSLDGRITVTIAQDSIVSIQKTMGYFTEQELGQAVDLAYSVRDKFKDILLKSLV from the coding sequence ATGGCGTCAATATCGCCCTACAGCAAACGCTTCATCTCGTACATACGACGTAACCAGATAAGGAGGCTTATATCATCGGGCGTTAGGATAGACGGCAGAACGCCGGATCAGCTGAGGGAGGTATCCATAACGACTAACGTGGTCAACACAGCTGACGGATCAGCGGAAGCGTTATTGGGAAAGACCAGGGTCGTGGCCGGGGTTAAGGTCGGCCTGGGCCAGCCGTTCCCCGACGCGCCTGACGAGGGGGTGTTGATCGTAAACGCCGAGATCTTGCCCCACGCATCCCCCTACAGCGAGATAGGGCCGCCGGACGAGACGGCTATAGAGCTCGCCCGCGTCGTCGACCGCGGCATACGCCACAGCGGCTTCGTGGACTTTAAGAAGCTGGCGATAGACCAGAACAAGGTCTACGTACTTTGGGTGGATCTCTACGTCCTAAACGACGACGGCAACCTCGTCGACGCCGCGAACCTCGCCGCTCTGGCCGCGCTGAGATCCACCATGTTGCCGTCGGCGGTCAAGGACGAGACGGGGGTCAAGTTGGATAGAAATAACAAGACGGCGCTTCCGTCCGATCTATCCAAGGCGCCGATAGCCGTCTCGATAGGGAAAATAGACAACCGCCTTATAGTGGATCCCAACTTCGAGGAGGAGCTCTCGCTGGACGGCCGAATAACCGTGACCATAGCTCAAGACTCCATAGTGTCTATACAGAAGACGATGGGCTACTTCACGGAACAAGAGCTTGGACAAGCGGTAGATCTCGCCTACTCTGTCAGGGACAAGTTCAAAGATATATTGTTGAAGAGCCTGGTCTAG
- a CDS encoding ABC transporter ATP-binding protein: MSEAVYLENVHKVYRTAAGEVHALKGVTLKIPSATITAFMGPSGSGKTTLLNIISSLDRPTSGVVVVLGTDVTSLDEKRLERFRLLRIGYLFQSYNLVPYLTALQNVMLPMLAAGMPKDLAKAKAKLLLRLVGLEDSAERYPIQLSGGMQQRAALARALANSPELLILDEPTSNVDLENASAILSLILALNRAWRTTVLIATHDPDVAAIADKVYTVRGGYVLDGEMPRGEIRIDVDKAKEIYEKIRAIDSAWR; this comes from the coding sequence ATGAGCGAGGCGGTGTATCTGGAGAACGTGCACAAGGTATATAGGACAGCCGCCGGCGAGGTGCACGCGTTGAAGGGAGTAACGCTCAAGATACCCAGCGCCACCATCACGGCGTTTATGGGCCCCTCAGGCTCCGGCAAGACGACCTTGTTGAACATAATATCGTCTCTGGACAGGCCCACCAGCGGCGTCGTCGTGGTGCTGGGAACCGACGTGACGAGTCTCGACGAGAAGAGGCTGGAGCGGTTCAGGCTCTTGAGAATAGGCTATCTATTCCAGTCATATAACCTAGTCCCGTACCTAACGGCGTTGCAGAACGTGATGTTGCCAATGCTGGCCGCAGGCATGCCCAAGGACTTGGCTAAGGCCAAGGCCAAGTTGCTATTGAGGCTCGTCGGCCTCGAGGACTCGGCGGAGAGGTATCCCATCCAGCTGTCGGGCGGCATGCAACAACGCGCCGCGCTGGCGCGCGCGTTGGCCAACAGCCCCGAGCTTCTGATACTGGACGAGCCTACGTCTAACGTGGATCTGGAAAACGCCTCCGCCATACTCAGCCTGATACTGGCCCTAAACAGGGCGTGGAGGACCACAGTCCTCATTGCGACGCACGACCCCGACGTCGCGGCGATAGCGGATAAGGTCTACACTGTCAGAGGCGGGTATGTGTTGGACGGCGAGATGCCGAGGGGCGAAATAAGAATAGATGTGGATAAGGCGAAAGAGATATATGAAAAGATCAGAGCTATAGACTCTGCGTGGAGATAA
- the rrp4 gene encoding exosome complex RNA-binding protein Rrp4 — MKYVSPRQVIFPGDLVATSDESVEGAVYIDDGKYRASSVGLVEFRDNKIVVVPLEGSYRPKPGDVVIGYVTDVLASGWEVDVRAPLAAWLPVSEATAKYIDLEKTSLTSLLNIGDAVIAVVKDVDLTDEFPVMLTLREGERLGKIESGFVVELSPVKVPRVIGKKGSMISTISELGCDIIVGQNGRLWAKCPGPDAEFVLLQIIEKIDRESHVAGLTDRVKALVERYKTSAGSARQ, encoded by the coding sequence ATGAAGTACGTATCCCCTAGACAAGTGATATTCCCCGGCGACTTGGTGGCGACCTCGGACGAGAGCGTAGAGGGCGCCGTGTATATCGACGACGGGAAGTACAGAGCGTCCTCCGTCGGCCTGGTGGAGTTCAGAGACAACAAGATAGTCGTAGTGCCTCTGGAGGGTTCCTACAGACCTAAGCCCGGTGACGTTGTGATCGGATACGTCACCGACGTCCTTGCATCGGGTTGGGAAGTCGACGTGAGGGCGCCTCTGGCGGCGTGGTTGCCCGTGAGCGAGGCCACGGCCAAGTACATAGATCTCGAGAAGACCAGCTTGACGAGCCTCCTCAATATAGGCGATGCCGTTATAGCCGTGGTGAAGGACGTGGATCTGACCGACGAGTTCCCCGTAATGCTGACGCTCAGAGAAGGCGAGAGGCTGGGCAAGATAGAGAGCGGGTTCGTGGTCGAGCTCTCGCCCGTCAAGGTGCCGCGCGTGATCGGCAAGAAGGGTAGCATGATCTCCACGATCTCGGAGCTCGGTTGCGATATTATAGTTGGCCAGAACGGGAGGCTGTGGGCAAAATGCCCCGGACCCGATGCCGAATTCGTGTTGTTGCAAATAATAGAGAAGATAGATAGGGAGAGCCATGTGGCCGGGCTTACCGATAGGGTCAAGGCGCTAGTTGAAAGATATAAAACCAGTGCGGGTTCGGCTAGGCAATGA
- a CDS encoding 50S ribosomal protein L37ae, with protein MPYSHTKVVGPAGRYGARYGMGIRRKITAIEVKQRGLHRCPNCRSLVRLRRLAFGIWQCPKCGFTFAGGAWIPQTILGRTLTPEELKQVEIQKARWRGASQESGS; from the coding sequence ATGCCTTATAGCCACACCAAGGTAGTGGGGCCCGCGGGCAGATACGGCGCGCGCTACGGCATGGGCATAAGGAGGAAGATAACCGCTATAGAGGTCAAGCAGAGGGGCCTACATCGTTGTCCCAACTGCAGGTCGTTGGTTAGGCTGAGGCGCCTTGCTTTCGGCATCTGGCAATGCCCCAAGTGCGGCTTCACCTTCGCCGGCGGCGCTTGGATCCCGCAAACGATACTGGGCAGGACTCTGACTCCTGAGGAGCTTAAGCAAGTCGAGATACAGAAGGCCAGGTGGAGAGGGGCGTCGCAAGAATCTGGCTCGTGA
- the psmA gene encoding archaeal proteasome endopeptidase complex subunit alpha, translating into MFPPSMAGYDRAITIFSPEGKLYQVEYAGEAVKRGWPTVGVKCSSGVVLAAEKRKISQLFDPSSLEKIYIVDDHVAISPSGLLADARVLVDYARSVALAHRFLYDEPIDVEVLTKDICNLKQQYTQFGGARPFGVALLVAGIDRQGPKLFQTDPGGVYLGYYATAIGAESTAIVEFLEKNYSHDMDVPQCIELALRALSTAMESIDADRIEVAYGDVKSKVMRKMSKEELAPILAKIKK; encoded by the coding sequence ATGTTCCCGCCTTCAATGGCAGGTTACGACAGAGCCATAACGATATTCTCGCCTGAGGGGAAGCTCTACCAAGTAGAGTACGCGGGCGAGGCCGTGAAGAGGGGTTGGCCAACTGTCGGCGTCAAGTGCTCCTCCGGCGTGGTCCTGGCGGCCGAGAAACGCAAGATATCGCAGTTGTTCGACCCATCGTCGTTGGAGAAGATATATATTGTGGACGACCACGTGGCGATCTCGCCTTCCGGCCTTCTGGCGGACGCCAGAGTGCTCGTCGACTACGCCAGGTCGGTCGCGTTGGCGCATAGGTTCCTCTACGACGAGCCTATAGACGTCGAGGTGTTGACTAAGGACATATGCAACCTGAAGCAGCAATACACACAGTTCGGGGGCGCCAGGCCTTTCGGCGTCGCCCTGCTGGTGGCCGGCATAGATAGGCAGGGCCCTAAGCTCTTCCAGACAGACCCAGGCGGCGTCTACCTCGGCTACTACGCGACGGCGATAGGGGCCGAGTCCACAGCCATCGTCGAATTCTTGGAGAAGAACTACAGCCACGACATGGACGTGCCTCAATGTATCGAGCTGGCTCTGAGAGCTCTCAGCACCGCGATGGAGTCTATTGATGCGGATAGGATAGAGGTCGCATACGGCGACGTGAAGAGCAAGGTTATGAGGAAGATGTCTAAGGAGGAGCTCGCCCCTATTCTGGCTAAAATCAAGAAGTAG
- a CDS encoding MMPL family transporter gives MYATYGAALLNYSTPQTAKFLQYYRNLSKTYGVDAAVRLAADEAYGNVSWLLEGITWRDWAAESSIDLVAERILSARLNSSLIQLARNVTELGVEKYLYLQLASRLPLALRPYIPYVLCVNETGAATDIFRESLLRNLTSEYPPPTMYTIPQAEQLLYGDLYALAIAEGTGVPKLNYSWAVPVSTGILMSQFTEIVTSEVPDIDKTTAIVMLAILLLVFGTLIAPLVVLAEVGLSYLALLGLIYLISPYMPPYYLSVYIAAPVVFALGIDYNLLLLGRYAEERNKGAEPAKAVSAAVGFGKRAVLTSAAVAGLALGSFGFSILPFMQTIGLALALSVILVLATSFTATPALMTVMGDRLFWPRKIEEIRLHEGRSKLLGRSVDFALKYSKILLILFVIITLILIIFIINNIRITTNPISAMPETKNKEALRIAQTYFRNVTALSTTYLVFTRSPNNTVLGYITEIPYYTNYTIFTKGKYYIISLKLSLTSTSDELIYIYDNLTKLRKYGLLYIGGDAGWKHIYYTYIYLYFWHFQLYIILLSVILALMVALRSVMTPLRLVATVLMSMVWGLALNIALFQIVGGQLTYWLQPVVLTTLLVAVGTDYDVFIVSRIREEVERGLDDRSAIRTAIVTTGPIVTGAALILALAFLSIVQSQLTVLQQIGATVAFSAIFDAYIVRPLLVPAIMNLLAKYNWWPSKLHERPR, from the coding sequence TTGTACGCCACGTATGGCGCCGCCCTGCTGAACTACTCAACGCCTCAGACGGCGAAGTTCCTCCAGTACTACCGGAATCTGTCGAAAACCTACGGCGTGGACGCGGCGGTGAGGCTCGCCGCCGATGAGGCCTACGGCAACGTGAGCTGGTTGCTCGAGGGCATTACGTGGAGAGACTGGGCCGCCGAGAGCTCGATAGATCTAGTGGCCGAGAGGATCTTATCGGCTAGATTGAACTCGTCGCTTATCCAGCTGGCCAGAAACGTGACCGAGCTAGGGGTCGAGAAGTACCTGTACCTACAGCTGGCTTCCCGACTGCCGCTTGCTCTAAGGCCCTACATACCGTATGTCCTGTGCGTCAATGAGACCGGAGCCGCCACCGACATTTTTAGGGAGTCTCTACTTAGGAACTTGACCTCGGAATATCCGCCGCCTACTATGTACACCATACCGCAAGCCGAGCAGTTGCTTTACGGCGATCTGTATGCCCTGGCGATAGCCGAGGGGACAGGCGTGCCTAAGCTTAACTACAGTTGGGCCGTCCCCGTATCTACCGGCATCCTCATGTCGCAGTTCACGGAGATCGTGACCTCCGAGGTGCCCGACATAGATAAGACAACGGCGATAGTCATGTTGGCGATTCTGCTTTTGGTGTTCGGCACGCTGATCGCGCCGCTGGTCGTGCTGGCCGAGGTGGGGCTGTCCTACCTCGCCCTCCTGGGGCTTATCTACTTGATCTCGCCCTATATGCCGCCCTACTACCTTTCGGTGTACATAGCGGCGCCCGTGGTCTTCGCGTTGGGGATAGACTACAACCTCTTGTTGCTCGGAAGATACGCAGAGGAGAGGAACAAGGGGGCCGAGCCCGCCAAGGCTGTTAGTGCGGCCGTCGGCTTCGGCAAACGCGCGGTTCTCACAAGCGCTGCAGTGGCCGGCTTGGCTCTCGGCAGTTTCGGCTTCTCCATCCTGCCATTTATGCAGACCATAGGGCTAGCTTTGGCGCTTTCCGTCATATTGGTATTGGCCACCTCCTTCACGGCAACTCCCGCGTTGATGACCGTGATGGGCGATAGGCTGTTCTGGCCGAGGAAGATAGAGGAGATCAGACTCCACGAAGGCCGCTCCAAGCTCCTGGGCAGATCCGTGGACTTCGCGCTTAAATATTCGAAAATATTATTAATATTATTTGTTATAATTACTTTAATTTTAATTATATTCATAATAAATAATATAAGAATAACTACAAATCCCATATCGGCAATGCCGGAGACCAAGAACAAGGAGGCGCTACGTATAGCCCAGACGTATTTCAGGAACGTGACGGCGTTATCTACTACATATCTCGTATTTACTAGGAGCCCGAACAACACTGTGCTCGGCTATATAACTGAAATACCCTATTATACAAATTATACTATATTTACAAAGGGAAAATATTATATAATATCATTAAAATTATCTCTAACTAGTACATCGGATGAATTAATATATATTTATGATAATTTAACTAAACTTAGGAAATACGGTCTTCTATATATAGGTGGCGATGCCGGCTGGAAACATATTTATTATACATATATATATTTATATTTTTGGCATTTTCAACTATATATAATTCTATTGAGCGTGATATTGGCTCTAATGGTGGCTCTTCGTAGCGTCATGACTCCTCTAAGGCTTGTCGCCACTGTGCTTATGTCTATGGTGTGGGGCCTCGCCCTCAACATAGCCCTATTCCAGATAGTAGGCGGCCAGCTGACGTATTGGCTACAGCCCGTCGTCCTTACAACTCTCCTAGTCGCCGTGGGGACAGACTACGATGTGTTTATAGTGTCGAGGATTAGAGAAGAGGTAGAGAGAGGTCTCGACGATAGGTCCGCAATAAGGACGGCTATAGTGACCACGGGCCCCATAGTCACGGGGGCCGCGTTAATCCTCGCCCTAGCCTTCCTCTCCATAGTCCAGTCGCAGTTGACGGTCCTACAGCAGATAGGGGCCACCGTGGCGTTTTCGGCTATTTTCGACGCCTATATAGTGAGGCCGTTGCTCGTCCCGGCGATAATGAACCTACTAGCTAAATACAACTGGTGGCCTTCTAAGTTGCATGAACGTCCGCGTTAG
- the rrp41 gene encoding exosome complex exonuclease Rrp41: MKQPPVPLLVEGRRADGRTPDQMREVKISVGVISNADGSAMVSYGNTTAVAAVYGPREMHPRHLSLPDRAVMRVRYHMAPFSTRDERKNPAPSRREIEISKVLREALEPAIFLEQFPRSRIDVFVEIVQADGSTRVASLTAASLALADAGVPMRDLVIGVSVGLVNGTVVLDLNGLEDNYGEGDMPVGYMPNLGRITLLQLDGSWSRDKFAEALKLAIKGAEYVYSKAREALKTKYFEIAEEVAK; the protein is encoded by the coding sequence ATGAAGCAACCGCCTGTGCCTCTGCTGGTAGAAGGCAGGAGGGCTGACGGGAGGACGCCAGACCAGATGCGTGAGGTCAAGATATCTGTCGGCGTCATCTCCAACGCCGACGGCTCCGCCATGGTGTCCTACGGCAATACCACGGCCGTTGCTGCAGTATACGGCCCGCGCGAGATGCACCCGAGGCACTTGTCCCTGCCGGATCGCGCCGTCATGCGCGTGAGGTACCACATGGCGCCCTTCAGTACTAGGGACGAGCGCAAGAACCCGGCGCCGTCGCGCCGCGAGATAGAGATCTCGAAGGTGTTGAGGGAGGCGCTTGAGCCCGCGATATTTCTGGAGCAGTTCCCGCGTTCCCGTATAGACGTATTCGTCGAGATAGTCCAGGCAGACGGATCCACGCGGGTGGCCTCGTTGACCGCGGCGTCTCTCGCGCTCGCCGACGCCGGCGTGCCCATGAGGGATTTAGTGATAGGCGTATCGGTCGGCCTAGTCAACGGCACCGTCGTGTTGGATCTTAACGGGCTTGAGGACAACTACGGCGAGGGCGATATGCCGGTCGGATATATGCCGAACCTAGGCCGGATAACCCTCTTACAGCTCGACGGCTCGTGGAGTAGGGATAAGTTCGCCGAGGCCTTAAAACTCGCCATAAAGGGGGCCGAATACGTCTACAGCAAGGCGCGCGAGGCGCTCAAGACAAAATACTTTGAAATAGCCGAGGAGGTGGCTAAATAA
- a CDS encoding KEOPS complex subunit Pcc1, whose translation MYEILVRIKKDKIIEKTFKSLEKEVVFRRGRIKIFVEGDQLEVRAYAADIASARSLANTILRVLYVIEGVEEL comes from the coding sequence ATGTACGAAATATTAGTTAGGATTAAAAAAGATAAAATTATTGAGAAAACGTTTAAATCATTGGAAAAAGAAGTAGTTTTCCGTAGAGGAAGAATTAAAATATTTGTCGAGGGAGATCAACTCGAGGTGCGGGCGTACGCGGCCGATATAGCTAGCGCCAGGAGCTTGGCCAACACGATACTGAGAGTACTCTACGTAATTGAAGGCGTCGAGGAACTCTAG
- a CDS encoding Brix domain-containing protein — MTRVLATSSRLYSKKINEFLNELSAALPGVEKIVRGKRSYKALLEEAVVRGARYIMLVTSRRGNPASLEFLDVAGRRWLPYSIPISGVRMREDLQVYVARKPKACCAAIVDYTASELADVLLEIFGYPLFYSVDLEKIRGRYDTLVVIRGRPGSYLVELIDGRDLGPRGLAIKVKGMKTKYVRNIS; from the coding sequence GTGACAAGAGTCCTGGCGACTTCCTCTCGACTCTATTCCAAAAAAATTAACGAATTCCTGAACGAGCTCTCGGCCGCGTTGCCCGGCGTCGAGAAGATAGTGAGGGGGAAGCGGTCCTACAAGGCTCTGCTGGAAGAAGCAGTAGTTAGGGGCGCCAGATACATCATGTTAGTGACCTCTCGACGAGGCAACCCCGCATCTCTGGAGTTCTTAGACGTAGCGGGGCGCCGCTGGCTCCCCTATTCGATCCCCATATCCGGCGTGAGGATGCGGGAGGATCTCCAGGTATATGTGGCCAGAAAGCCCAAGGCTTGTTGCGCGGCTATAGTTGATTACACCGCGAGCGAGCTGGCCGACGTGCTTCTAGAGATATTCGGATATCCGCTGTTCTACTCCGTGGATCTAGAGAAGATTAGAGGCCGTTACGACACGCTGGTGGTGATCAGGGGGAGGCCGGGGAGCTACTTAGTAGAGCTCATCGACGGGAGGGATCTAGGGCCGCGAGGTCTTGCCATAAAAGTTAAAGGGATGAAAACTAAATATGTACGAAATATTAGTTAG
- a CDS encoding ribosome assembly factor SBDS, with protein sequence MTKVAIAKLDRAGEHFEILVDPDAALELKTGKSIGLDKVLVHEEIYKDARKGLRASEQALKKAFGTTDVHKVAEIIIREGEIPITAEQRRKMVEDKRRQIVEWISRNCIDVRTKTPVPPQRVENALEQVRAAIDPFKPVEEQINHILKELQRVLPIKVATVRIAVSVSSQYAQKVKGFVGKSAKIVNERFRSDGSWEAIVEAPAGLQDMIIGRVNDITHGEGDVKILEIVY encoded by the coding sequence ATGACTAAGGTGGCTATAGCGAAGTTGGATCGCGCTGGCGAGCATTTCGAGATCTTGGTAGATCCCGACGCCGCGTTGGAGCTGAAGACGGGGAAGTCGATAGGTCTAGATAAGGTGTTGGTCCACGAGGAGATCTATAAGGATGCCCGTAAAGGCCTTAGGGCCTCCGAACAGGCGTTAAAGAAGGCGTTTGGGACTACCGACGTCCACAAGGTGGCCGAGATCATAATAAGGGAGGGGGAGATCCCCATAACCGCCGAGCAGAGGCGCAAGATGGTCGAGGACAAGAGGAGGCAGATAGTCGAATGGATCTCGCGCAACTGCATCGACGTGCGGACCAAGACCCCTGTGCCGCCCCAGAGGGTAGAGAACGCCTTGGAGCAAGTGCGCGCGGCTATAGATCCGTTCAAGCCGGTGGAGGAGCAGATAAACCACATCTTGAAGGAGCTCCAGAGAGTCCTTCCGATAAAGGTGGCCACTGTCAGAATAGCGGTAAGCGTGTCGTCGCAATACGCGCAGAAGGTGAAGGGCTTCGTGGGCAAGTCGGCAAAGATCGTCAACGAGAGGTTCAGGAGCGACGGGTCGTGGGAGGCCATAGTCGAGGCGCCCGCGGGCCTTCAGGACATGATAATAGGGAGAGTCAACGACATAACCCACGGAGAAGGCGACGTGAAGATACTAGAAATAGTGTATTGA
- a CDS encoding prefoldin subunit beta: MAQLPPSLQDLVNRFQQAQNQLQSVLLRKQQYEAELRDVEKAMGEIEKLSQDAKVYKSVGNFLLQTSRDVALQELKERKELLELHIKTLSRQESMLREQLDKLRDDINKELARIRGGGEKQQTGAAAKGGG, from the coding sequence ATGGCTCAACTCCCGCCATCGCTTCAAGATCTCGTGAATAGGTTTCAGCAGGCACAGAACCAGCTACAGAGCGTCTTGTTGAGGAAACAACAGTACGAGGCCGAGCTACGGGATGTGGAGAAGGCGATGGGCGAGATAGAGAAATTGTCGCAAGACGCCAAAGTCTATAAATCTGTGGGCAATTTCCTTCTCCAGACGAGCAGAGACGTAGCTCTCCAAGAATTGAAGGAGAGGAAGGAGCTCCTCGAGCTACACATAAAGACTCTCTCGAGACAGGAGTCTATGTTGAGGGAGCAACTGGACAAACTGCGAGATGATATAAATAAAGAGCTGGCGCGGATTAGAGGAGGTGGAGAGAAGCAACAGACAGGCGCGGCCGCAAAGGGAGGAGGTTAA